One genomic window of Buchnera aphidicola (Greenidea ficicola) includes the following:
- a CDS encoding valine--tRNA ligase, with protein MIKGIYLPEKIEKKIYNFWEKNSYFKPTNNLKKKNFCIVMPPPNITGSLHMGHAFQHTIMDIIIRYNRMQGKNTLWQVGIDHAGIATQIIVENKLLCKTGKNRYYYGKKKFIKKIWNWYRKHKNIIFNQMRRLGNSVFWKNKRFTLDREYSKSVKDVFIFLYKNNLIYKRKKISNWDIKLQTVISDIEVKHKKKKGKMWYIKYLIFNNKKKSNIYHDKYIIVGTTRPETLLGDVAIIINPSDIRYKKFIGYYAIVPLVNRVIPIISDKYADIKKGTGCVKITPGHDFNDYKIGIKYNLPIINFMNKDGTIRETSKIYNNNGFITNYYNNFIPKIFHNLDRLIVRKKIINIFKKKKILKKINSDILKLPYGERSGVLIEPILTNQWYLNVDKLSKIAKKAIKKNKIIFIQKKYKKNFFYWIKNINDWCISRQLWWGHKIPVWYDNLNNIYVGKNKKNIRKKYFISKKIKLYQDSNVLDTWFSSSLWTFASLGWPKITNLFKNFHVTDVIVSGFDIIFFWIIRMIMITMYIIKNSKKKSTVPFKNIYITGLIRDNEGKKMSKSKGNVIDPLDLIDGISFKKLIKKRSLNIIDKNEIKKIYNNTKKYFPNGIQAIGTDSLRFIFCKLSTNNNFINFDFKKLKSCKNFCIKLWNASKFVLININNLNIFFKKKKYFISIIDKWIFIKFNKIIKNYRNYLNNYRFDYAVNILYNFFKNNFCDWYLELCKPIIYYNKKYKIGTIYTMLYILELILRLSHPIFPFLTEYIWKKIKKFLYIPGKTIMLQKFPKYKKNILKKKKILKSINLLKKIIISIRKIRLHTGIKNNIYLSFFLKTKFKEINYLLLKYGFFLKKLYFIKKIIILQSNDLIPISIAFSFFGLKLFFPLLLLVKKNKEIKRINNICNKFLLKINIIKKKISNILFIKNASKKIINKYFKNYFLFVKELREVIKQYKIILKL; from the coding sequence ATGATAAAAGGTATATATTTACCAGAAAAAATAGAAAAAAAAATATATAATTTTTGGGAAAAAAATTCTTATTTTAAACCAACAAATAATTTAAAAAAAAAAAATTTTTGTATTGTAATGCCTCCTCCAAATATTACAGGAAGTTTACATATGGGACATGCTTTTCAACATACTATTATGGATATAATAATACGTTATAATAGAATGCAAGGAAAAAATACTCTTTGGCAAGTTGGAATTGATCATGCTGGAATAGCAACACAAATTATTGTTGAAAATAAATTATTATGTAAAACTGGAAAAAATAGATATTATTATGGTAAAAAAAAATTTATAAAAAAAATTTGGAATTGGTATAGAAAACATAAAAATATTATTTTTAATCAAATGCGTCGTTTAGGAAATTCTGTTTTTTGGAAAAATAAAAGATTTACATTAGATCGTGAATATTCAAAATCGGTAAAAGATGTTTTTATATTTTTATATAAAAATAATCTTATATATAAAAGAAAAAAAATATCTAATTGGGATATAAAGTTACAAACTGTTATTTCTGACATTGAAGTAAAACATAAAAAAAAAAAGGGGAAAATGTGGTATATTAAATATTTAATATTTAATAATAAAAAAAAAAGTAATATTTATCATGATAAATATATTATCGTAGGAACCACAAGACCAGAAACTTTATTAGGTGATGTTGCAATAATTATTAATCCTAGTGATATTCGTTATAAAAAATTTATTGGATATTATGCTATTGTTCCTTTAGTAAATCGTGTTATACCAATTATTAGTGATAAATATGCAGATATTAAAAAAGGAACAGGTTGTGTAAAAATTACCCCAGGTCATGATTTTAATGATTATAAAATAGGAATAAAATATAATTTACCTATTATTAATTTTATGAATAAAGATGGAACTATTCGTGAAACATCTAAAATATATAATAATAATGGATTTATAACTAATTATTATAATAATTTTATACCGAAAATTTTTCATAATTTAGATAGATTAATAGTTAGAAAAAAAATTATTAATATATTTAAAAAAAAAAAAATATTAAAAAAAATAAATTCAGATATTTTAAAATTGCCATATGGTGAAAGAAGCGGGGTTTTAATAGAACCTATTTTAACTAATCAATGGTATCTTAATGTTGATAAATTATCTAAAATTGCTAAAAAAGCAATAAAAAAAAATAAAATTATTTTTATACAGAAAAAATATAAAAAAAATTTTTTTTATTGGATAAAAAATATTAATGATTGGTGTATTTCTAGACAGTTATGGTGGGGTCATAAAATACCTGTTTGGTATGATAATTTAAATAATATTTATGTTGGAAAAAATAAAAAAAATATTAGAAAAAAATATTTTATTTCAAAAAAAATAAAACTATATCAAGATTCTAATGTTTTAGATACATGGTTTTCTTCAAGTTTATGGACTTTTGCTTCATTAGGGTGGCCGAAAATAACAAATTTATTTAAAAATTTTCATGTTACAGATGTTATAGTAAGTGGATTTGATATTATTTTTTTTTGGATTATTAGAATGATTATGATTACTATGTATATAATCAAAAATTCTAAAAAAAAATCTACTGTTCCTTTTAAAAATATTTATATTACAGGATTAATAAGGGATAATGAAGGAAAAAAAATGTCTAAATCTAAAGGAAATGTTATTGATCCTTTAGATTTAATTGATGGTATTTCTTTTAAAAAATTAATTAAAAAAAGGTCTTTAAATATTATTGATAAAAATGAAATTAAAAAAATTTATAACAATACTAAAAAATATTTTCCTAATGGTATACAAGCTATCGGAACAGATTCTTTACGTTTTATTTTTTGTAAATTATCTACTAATAATAATTTTATTAATTTTGATTTTAAAAAATTAAAAAGTTGTAAAAATTTTTGTATAAAATTATGGAATGCAAGTAAATTTGTTTTAATAAATATAAATAATTTAAATATTTTTTTTAAAAAAAAAAAATATTTTATATCTATTATTGATAAATGGATATTTATTAAATTTAATAAAATTATAAAAAATTATAGAAATTATTTAAATAATTATCGTTTTGATTATGCTGTAAATATTTTATATAATTTTTTTAAAAATAATTTTTGTGATTGGTATTTAGAATTATGTAAACCTATTATATATTATAATAAAAAATATAAAATAGGAACTATATATACTATGTTATATATTTTAGAATTAATTTTACGTTTATCACATCCTATCTTTCCTTTTTTAACTGAATATATTTGGAAAAAAATAAAAAAATTTTTGTATATTCCAGGAAAAACAATTATGTTACAAAAATTTCCAAAATATAAAAAAAATATTTTAAAAAAAAAAAAAATTTTAAAAAGTATAAATTTATTAAAAAAAATTATTATAAGTATAAGAAAAATAAGATTACATACTGGTATTAAAAATAATATTTATTTATCTTTTTTTTTAAAAACTAAATTTAAAGAAATAAATTATCTTTTATTAAAGTATGGTTTTTTTTTAAAAAAATTATATTTTATTAAAAAAATTATTATTTTACAATCTAATGATTTAATTCCAATTTCAATAGCATTTTCATTTTTTGGTTTAAAATTATTTTTTCCATTATTATTATTAGTAAAAAAAAATAAAGAAATTAAAAGAATAAATAATATATGTAATAAATTTCTTTTAAAAATTAACATAATTAAAAAGAAAATATCTAATATTTTATTTATTAAAAATGCTTCAAAAAAAATTATTAATAAATATTTTAAAAATTATTTCTTATTTGTAAAAGAATTAAGAGAAGTAATTAAACAATATAAAATTATTTTAAAATTATAA
- a CDS encoding DEAD/DEAH box helicase encodes MNFIESKFSFFGLNNNIIKSLNDMNYIQPSPIQKICIPLLLNGFDVLGMAQTGSGKTAAFALPLLNNINLLLKFPQILVLTPTRELAIQVSEAFSDFSKYIKNINILALYGGQRYDLQLKSLRFGPQIVVGTPGRLLDHLNRGTLNLSKLNSLVLDEADEMLRMGFIEDVKNIMKKIPSKHQTALFSATMPNVIKRIAHKFMIKPKEIFIKSNITTRPNIKQNYWLVCIKKKDALIRFLEVEVFSAVIIFVRTKNSTLKVSEILERNGYNSAALNGDMNQILREQTLERFKNGYLDILIATDVAARGLDVDRISLVINYDIPMDVESYVHRIGRTGRAGRTGKALLFVEYRELRLLKNIEKIIKSKIIEIKLPNMKILSLCRLKKFSIKVKKKLKSNNLNKYLFLFKKLQFIHNLNSEILSSVLLKIAQGKRSLIISKKNINNNSFLYSKNKNFNNKNIKYFSKISKYSKNINNMDVYKINLGKNDCVEVKNIVGAISNEGGIDSKKIGIVKIFSSYSTIELPKEYFYIIKKNLIKTRIFNKFINLKILNRDNLNKNYLINKYKFNYKKNRLNKKKIIIR; translated from the coding sequence ATGAATTTTATAGAATCAAAATTTTCTTTTTTTGGTTTAAATAATAATATTATTAAATCTTTAAATGATATGAATTATATTCAACCCTCTCCAATTCAGAAAATTTGTATACCTTTATTATTAAATGGTTTTGATGTTTTAGGAATGGCGCAAACTGGTAGTGGAAAAACTGCTGCTTTTGCATTACCTTTATTAAATAATATTAATTTATTATTAAAATTTCCTCAAATATTAGTTTTAACTCCTACTAGAGAATTAGCAATACAAGTTTCTGAAGCATTTTCTGATTTTTCTAAATATATAAAAAATATAAATATTTTAGCTTTATATGGTGGTCAAAGATATGATTTGCAATTAAAATCTTTACGTTTTGGTCCACAAATAGTAGTAGGAACTCCTGGTAGATTATTAGATCATTTAAATAGAGGAACTTTAAATCTTTCTAAATTAAATAGTTTAGTTTTAGATGAAGCTGATGAAATGTTAAGGATGGGTTTTATTGAAGATGTTAAAAATATTATGAAAAAAATTCCTTCTAAACATCAAACAGCTTTATTTTCAGCAACTATGCCTAATGTTATTAAAAGAATAGCTCATAAATTTATGATTAAACCTAAAGAAATTTTTATTAAATCTAATATTACTACTAGACCTAATATAAAACAAAATTATTGGTTAGTTTGTATTAAAAAAAAAGATGCTTTAATAAGATTTTTAGAAGTAGAAGTTTTTTCTGCTGTTATTATTTTTGTTCGAACTAAAAACTCTACTTTAAAAGTATCTGAAATATTAGAAAGAAATGGTTATAATAGTGCTGCTTTAAATGGAGATATGAATCAAATACTTCGAGAGCAAACTTTAGAAAGATTTAAAAATGGATATTTAGATATATTAATAGCTACAGATGTTGCTGCTAGAGGTTTAGATGTTGATAGAATTAGTTTAGTAATTAATTATGATATTCCAATGGATGTAGAATCTTATGTTCATAGAATTGGTAGAACAGGAAGAGCAGGAAGAACAGGTAAAGCTTTATTATTTGTAGAATATAGAGAATTAAGATTATTAAAAAATATTGAAAAAATTATAAAATCAAAAATTATTGAAATTAAATTGCCTAATATGAAAATATTAAGTTTATGTCGTTTAAAAAAATTTTCTATTAAAGTAAAAAAAAAATTAAAAAGTAATAATTTAAATAAATATCTTTTTTTATTTAAAAAATTACAATTTATACATAATTTAAATTCAGAAATTTTATCTTCGGTTTTATTAAAAATTGCTCAAGGGAAAAGATCTTTAATTATTTCAAAAAAAAATATTAATAATAATTCTTTTTTATATTCTAAAAATAAAAATTTTAATAATAAAAATATTAAATATTTTTCAAAAATTTCAAAATATTCTAAAAATATTAATAATATGGATGTTTATAAAATTAATTTAGGAAAAAATGATTGTGTTGAAGTTAAAAATATTGTTGGAGCAATTTCTAATGAAGGAGGAATTGATAGTAAAAAAATTGGAATTGTTAAAATTTTTTCTTCTTATTCTACTATAGAATTACCTAAAGAATATTTTTATATTATTAAAAAAAATCTTATTAAAACTAGAATTTTTAATAAATTTATTAATTTGAAAATTTTAAATAGAGATAATTTAAATAAAAATTATTTAATTAATAAGTATAAGTTTAATTATAAAAAAAATAGATTAAATAAAAAAAAAATAATTATAAGGTAA
- the pnp gene encoding polyribonucleotide nucleotidyltransferase, with the protein MLKPIVHTFQYGKNVVTLETGNIARNANSSIIINISDTVLLITLVGNNYPKKKNNFFPLTVNYQERTYAAGRIPGGFFRREGRPTENEILIARLIDRPLRPLFPKKFFNEIQITATVISLNPQINPDIVAIIGSSAVLSISGFPFLGPIGAARVGFINNNYILNPTIDELKLSNLDLIISSTKKSIIMVEASCNMLSEKNILNAIFFGYKKQKEVINNINILANKVKKEPIIFYPSFINDILYKNVLKLSSKYINNAYKIKNKNNRENLLKKIKFKIYEILFKKKIIENILEIEDIFNIIKKNIIRNRILNGCLRIDGRNNFTVRKLNIKIGLLPRTHGSALFTRGETQALVIVTLGTSRDAQNLDEILGDRTDNFLFHYNFPPYAVGELGVIGSPKRREIGHGKLAKRGILSILPSENNFPYTIRVVSEITESNGSSSMASICGASLALMDAGVPIKDSIAGIAMGLIKEKNKYVIISDILGEEDHLGDMDFKISGSYLGITALQMDIKIPEITKKIIKKVLYQAKKGRFYILDAMNKIISKPKSNISNFAPRMYTIKINPDKIKDIIGKGGSVIRMLTEETDTNIEIEDNGVIKISSSTGDKAKNAINKIKEIISEIKVGKIYSGLVTKIVDFGAFVSIGFGKEGLVHISQIAKKRVEKVTDYLKKGQKILVKVLESDRNGRLRLSMKEVDKFSVL; encoded by the coding sequence TTGTTAAAACCTATTGTTCATACATTTCAATATGGAAAAAATGTTGTTACTTTAGAAACTGGAAATATAGCTAGAAATGCAAATTCTTCTATTATAATTAATATAAGTGATACTGTTTTATTAATAACTTTAGTTGGAAATAATTATCCAAAAAAAAAAAATAATTTTTTTCCTTTAACAGTTAATTATCAAGAAAGAACTTATGCAGCGGGAAGAATTCCAGGAGGTTTTTTTAGAAGAGAAGGAAGACCAACTGAAAATGAAATATTAATAGCAAGATTAATTGATAGACCTTTAAGGCCTCTTTTTCCAAAAAAATTTTTTAATGAAATTCAAATTACAGCAACAGTAATATCTTTAAATCCTCAAATTAATCCAGATATTGTAGCTATTATAGGATCTTCAGCGGTTTTATCTATTTCTGGTTTTCCTTTTTTAGGACCAATAGGAGCTGCTAGAGTTGGTTTTATTAATAATAATTATATACTTAATCCAACTATTGATGAATTAAAACTTAGTAATTTGGATTTAATTATTTCTTCAACAAAAAAATCTATTATTATGGTTGAAGCTTCTTGTAATATGTTAAGTGAAAAAAATATTTTAAATGCTATTTTTTTTGGTTATAAAAAACAAAAAGAAGTAATAAATAATATTAATATTTTAGCAAATAAAGTTAAAAAAGAACCTATTATTTTTTATCCTAGTTTTATTAATGATATTTTATATAAAAATGTTTTAAAATTATCTTCAAAATATATTAATAATGCTTATAAAATAAAAAATAAAAATAATAGAGAAAATTTATTAAAAAAAATAAAATTTAAAATATATGAAATTTTATTTAAAAAAAAAATTATTGAAAATATATTAGAAATTGAAGATATTTTTAATATTATTAAAAAAAATATAATTAGAAATAGAATTTTAAATGGTTGTTTAAGAATAGATGGTCGTAATAATTTTACAGTTAGAAAATTAAATATTAAAATTGGGTTATTACCTAGAACTCATGGTTCTGCTTTATTTACAAGAGGAGAAACACAAGCTTTAGTAATAGTAACATTAGGAACATCTCGAGATGCTCAAAATCTAGATGAAATTTTAGGAGATAGAACTGATAATTTTTTATTTCATTATAATTTTCCTCCTTACGCTGTAGGAGAATTAGGGGTTATAGGAAGTCCAAAAAGAAGAGAAATAGGACATGGAAAATTAGCTAAAAGAGGAATTTTATCTATTCTTCCTAGTGAAAATAATTTTCCTTATACAATTAGAGTTGTTTCTGAAATAACTGAATCTAATGGTTCTTCTTCTATGGCATCAATATGCGGAGCTTCATTAGCGTTAATGGATGCTGGGGTTCCTATTAAAGATTCTATTGCTGGAATAGCAATGGGTTTAATAAAAGAAAAAAATAAATATGTAATTATTTCTGATATATTAGGAGAAGAGGATCATTTAGGAGATATGGATTTTAAAATTTCAGGAAGTTATTTAGGAATTACAGCATTACAAATGGATATAAAAATACCAGAAATTACAAAAAAAATAATTAAAAAAGTTTTATATCAAGCAAAAAAAGGCCGTTTTTATATTCTTGATGCAATGAATAAAATTATTTCTAAACCTAAATCTAATATTTCTAATTTTGCTCCAAGAATGTATACTATAAAAATTAACCCTGATAAAATTAAAGATATAATTGGAAAAGGTGGATCGGTGATAAGGATGTTAACAGAAGAAACAGATACAAATATAGAAATAGAAGATAATGGAGTTATTAAAATTTCTTCTTCTACTGGAGATAAAGCAAAAAATGCAATAAATAAAATAAAAGAAATTATTTCAGAAATTAAAGTTGGGAAAATATATTCTGGTTTAGTTACTAAAATTGTAGATTTTGGTGCTTTTGTTTCTATTGGTTTTGGAAAAGAAGGTTTGGTTCATATTTCACAAATTGCAAAAAAAAGAGTTGAAAAAGTAACTGATTATTTAAAAAAAGGTCAAAAAATTTTAGTGAAAGTTTTAGAATCAGATAGAAATGGACGTTTAAGATTAAGTATGAAAGAAGTAGATAAATTTTCTGTTTTATAA
- the rpsO gene encoding 30S ribosomal protein S15, which translates to MFSKFFNKEKMIMKYGKNLNDTGNISVQISLLTLKINHLKSHFLKHKKDHSSKRGLLSMVSKRRKLLIYLKKKFFNIYINLIEDLNIRR; encoded by the coding sequence ATGTTTTCAAAGTTTTTTAATAAAGAAAAAATGATAATGAAATATGGTAAAAATTTAAATGATACTGGAAATATTTCAGTGCAAATATCTTTGTTAACTTTAAAAATAAATCATTTAAAAAGTCATTTTTTAAAGCATAAAAAAGATCATAGTAGTAAAAGAGGTTTGTTATCTATGGTTTCTAAACGTAGAAAATTATTAATTTATTTAAAAAAAAAATTTTTTAATATTTATATTAATTTAATTGAAGATTTAAATATTCGAAGATAA
- the truB gene encoding tRNA pseudouridine(55) synthase TruB, giving the protein MFFLKKHDINGVLLLDKPKGFSSNYILQKIKKNFFIKKAGYIGTLDPLATGVLPICFGFSTKFIKYFNILDKKYFVLSKLGEKTNTSDAYGYVIKKKKKYIFYSKLLNVLKNFHGLQKQLPSMYSAIKFCGIPLYKYAREEIFIPLKKRKINIYNINLIFFKKDILCFKVHCSKGTYIRTLVENLGDKLGCGAHILNLRRLQISSYYESNLISYNIIKKIFKKKNNIEFLKKNIISTDTLVSSFPKIYISKKQLSILKSGNKIFFISFYVGFYSIYLSFKNIFLGVGKIKKDGFLYPDCII; this is encoded by the coding sequence ATGTTTTTTTTAAAAAAACATGATATAAATGGAGTTTTGTTGTTAGATAAACCTAAAGGTTTTTCATCAAATTATATTTTACAAAAAATAAAAAAAAATTTTTTTATAAAAAAAGCTGGTTATATAGGAACTTTAGATCCTTTAGCTACAGGGGTTCTTCCTATATGTTTTGGTTTTTCTACAAAATTTATCAAATATTTTAATATTTTAGATAAAAAATATTTTGTATTATCAAAATTAGGAGAAAAAACTAATACTTCAGATGCATATGGATATGTTATAAAAAAAAAAAAAAAATATATTTTTTATTCAAAATTATTAAATGTATTAAAAAATTTTCATGGATTACAAAAACAATTACCATCGATGTATTCTGCAATAAAATTTTGTGGAATTCCTTTATATAAATATGCTCGTGAAGAAATTTTTATACCTTTAAAAAAAAGAAAAATTAATATTTATAATATAAATTTAATATTTTTTAAAAAAGATATTTTATGTTTTAAAGTACATTGTTCTAAAGGAACTTATATAAGAACTTTAGTAGAAAATTTAGGTGATAAATTAGGATGTGGAGCTCATATATTAAATTTAAGAAGATTGCAAATATCTTCTTATTACGAATCTAATTTAATTTCTTATAATATAATTAAAAAAATATTTAAAAAAAAAAATAATATTGAATTTTTGAAAAAAAATATAATTTCAACTGATACTTTAGTTTCTTCTTTTCCTAAAATATATATTTCTAAAAAACAATTAAGTATATTAAAATCAGGAAATAAAATTTTTTTTATTTCTTTTTATGTTGGTTTTTATTCTATTTATCTTTCTTTTAAAAATATTTTTTTAGGTGTAGGTAAAATTAAAAAAGATGGTTTTTTATATCCTGATTGTATTATATAA
- the rbfA gene encoding 30S ribosome-binding factor RbfA, whose protein sequence is MRNFSNRSIKISKEFKRHISDIIRIYIQDPRIRFNITVSKVETSNNLNNVKVFIICFDKGNVLNIKNILLILQKASKFICYILSKRMYLRNIPKILFLHDNSFLKGLKISNLINKIIKKSSI, encoded by the coding sequence ATGAGAAATTTTTCTAATCGTTCTATTAAAATATCTAAAGAATTTAAAAGACATATTTCTGATATTATTAGAATATATATTCAAGATCCTCGTATTAGATTTAATATTACAGTTTCAAAAGTGGAAACATCAAATAATTTAAATAATGTGAAAGTTTTTATAATTTGTTTTGATAAAGGTAATGTGTTAAATATTAAAAATATTCTTTTAATATTACAAAAAGCATCAAAATTTATTTGTTATATTTTAAGTAAAAGAATGTATTTAAGAAATATACCAAAAATTTTATTTTTACATGATAATTCTTTTTTAAAAGGTTTAAAAATATCTAATTTAATTAATAAAATTATTAAAAAAAGCAGTATTTAA
- the infB gene encoding translation initiation factor IF-2 yields MKISKNNKNIKFNIKNKKNNINKKKKNVIKKSYNRFILNKNEINNNYKNILKQNFKKPLKFISKNIFINKKISVLDLSKKMSIKSKKVLKFMDKAGISGNVNDFLNQKDAILIIKKFGYKPVLNLLNDDFEKKILKERNINLNIKKKIRPPIVTIMGHVDHGKTSLIDYIRSTKIINKEFGGITQHIGSYHVNVNNKKITFIDTPGHAAFKLMRLRGAKITDIIVLVVSSDDGVMPQTIEVIKHAKLYNVPIIVAINKIDKCNNTTKIKNELSKYDIISEEWGGENIFVEISAKFGTGVKDLLNYILLQAEILELKVFYNCMAKGLVLESYINKGSGPVANILIKEGILYKGDVFISGVEYGKIRSIKNEYSLYINKAYPSMPVEISGLSGILSVGDEVLVIKNEKIAKEIINNRKNSLKNKKFNKYKRLNIDKMFSMVNDENISILNIILKVDVQGSLEIILNALKKISNNKVKINIVYSGVGNITKNDLDLSITSNAVIISFNIHIDNKIKFIIKNKNIIFYNYFVIYKLIDAVKILMSKLLKPLFYKNKIGVAEVKNIFNTSKSCIIAGCIIIEGIIKINSSIKIIRNRKKIFKGKLESLRHFKDNVQEVSSGLECGVGIKNFNDIKIGDILHIFEIIKK; encoded by the coding sequence GTGAAAATATCAAAAAATAATAAAAATATAAAATTTAATATTAAAAATAAAAAAAATAATATTAATAAAAAAAAAAAAAATGTTATTAAAAAATCTTATAATAGATTTATTTTAAATAAAAATGAAATTAATAATAATTATAAAAATATATTAAAACAAAATTTTAAAAAACCTTTAAAATTTATATCAAAAAATATTTTTATTAATAAAAAAATTTCTGTATTAGATTTATCTAAAAAAATGTCTATTAAATCTAAAAAAGTTTTAAAATTTATGGATAAAGCAGGGATATCTGGAAATGTTAATGATTTTTTAAATCAAAAAGATGCTATTTTAATTATAAAAAAATTTGGATATAAACCAGTATTGAATTTATTAAATGATGATTTTGAAAAAAAAATATTAAAAGAAAGAAATATAAATTTAAATATTAAAAAAAAAATTAGACCTCCTATTGTTACTATTATGGGACATGTAGATCATGGTAAAACTTCTTTAATAGATTATATAAGATCTACAAAAATAATTAATAAAGAATTTGGAGGTATAACACAACATATTGGTTCTTATCATGTTAATGTAAATAATAAAAAAATTACTTTTATAGATACTCCTGGTCATGCTGCTTTTAAATTAATGCGATTAAGAGGAGCTAAAATTACTGATATTATTGTTTTAGTAGTTTCATCTGATGATGGAGTAATGCCTCAAACAATAGAAGTAATAAAACATGCAAAATTATATAATGTTCCTATTATTGTTGCTATTAATAAAATAGATAAATGTAATAATACTACTAAAATTAAAAATGAATTATCTAAATATGATATTATTTCTGAAGAATGGGGTGGAGAAAATATATTTGTTGAGATTTCTGCAAAATTTGGAACTGGAGTTAAAGATTTATTAAATTATATTTTATTGCAAGCAGAAATATTAGAATTAAAAGTTTTTTATAATTGTATGGCTAAAGGATTAGTTTTAGAATCTTATATAAATAAAGGAAGTGGTCCAGTTGCTAATATTTTAATTAAAGAAGGTATTTTATATAAAGGAGATGTTTTTATTTCAGGAGTAGAATATGGGAAAATACGATCAATAAAAAATGAATATTCTTTATATATTAATAAAGCTTATCCTTCTATGCCTGTAGAAATATCTGGATTATCTGGAATTTTATCTGTTGGAGATGAGGTTTTAGTTATAAAAAATGAAAAAATAGCAAAAGAAATTATTAATAATAGAAAAAATTCTTTAAAAAATAAAAAATTTAATAAATATAAAAGATTAAATATTGATAAAATGTTTTCTATGGTTAATGATGAAAATATTTCGATATTAAATATAATTTTAAAAGTAGATGTACAAGGTTCTTTAGAAATAATTTTAAATGCTTTAAAAAAAATTTCCAATAATAAAGTTAAAATTAATATTGTTTATTCTGGGGTTGGAAATATTACTAAAAATGATTTAGATTTATCTATTACTTCAAATGCTGTTATTATTTCTTTTAATATTCATATAGATAATAAAATAAAATTTATTATTAAAAATAAAAATATAATTTTTTATAATTATTTTGTTATTTATAAATTAATTGATGCAGTTAAAATTTTAATGTCTAAACTTTTAAAACCTTTATTTTATAAAAATAAGATAGGAGTTGCTGAAGTAAAAAATATTTTTAATACTTCTAAATCTTGTATTATTGCTGGTTGTATAATTATTGAAGGAATAATAAAAATTAATAGTTCAATAAAAATTATAAGAAATAGAAAAAAAATATTTAAAGGAAAATTAGAATCTTTAAGACATTTTAAAGATAATGTTCAAGAAGTTTCTTCTGGTTTAGAATGTGGAGTTGGAATTAAAAATTTTAATGATATTAAGATAGGAGATATTTTACATATTTTTGAAATTATTAAAAAATAA